The window acatgccatgcttgatttaggtgcatccataaatgtcatgccttattctatttatgcatctatgaatttgggtgaattaaaacaagatggtgtaattatacaattggccgatcgttctaacgcgtatccaaaaggagttttggaagatgtgcttgtgcaggtgaaccatttaatttttccggctgatttctacgtcctagacatggaggattcagaccattctacatctttgccgattctccttggtaggccattcatgaagacggcccgaacgaagattgatgtatacaaaggcaccttgacaatggaattcgatggggaagtgattgattttaatatttctgaaactatgagatatcccgttgatgaccattcttgtttttccattgatgttatcgattctttggcgcaggtataccttgaagaattgaacgaggacgccctggaaacaaccatcactaaggccatagagcgcaaaaatgaaggatttgggccaatgcaaggccatggcaatgaggaggaattctttgcaatgggttctagtgaagaaataattgaggttgtggcagcccttgagtcattgccacaacaatatggtaaggttccactctcactttcaaattcagtttccactaagatgctaccttctgttgttcaggcaccatcgcttgaacttaagccgttgccggaccatttgaagtatgtgtttttgggagaaggcgaaacattgcccgtcatcatttcatcaagtctcacggcaatggaggaggagaagcttgtgagggtgctgcgagagcacaaaacggccatagggtggactttggccgacattaaaggaataagccctaccacatgcatgcaccgtatacttcttgaggagggggctaaaccaactcgagaggctcaacgccgtctcaaccctccgatgatggaagtggtgaagaaggaaataatcaagcttttggattgcggagtgatctaccctatctccgatagccgttgggtctctccagttcaagtcgttcccaagaagtccggagtaactgttatcaagaatgatgagaatgagctcatgcctacacgcattcagactggatggcgagtatgtatcgattaccggaagctaaatgccatgactaggaaagatcactttcctttgccattcatcgaccagatgctcgaaaggttagccggtcatgctttttactgttttcttgacggatactctggatataaccaaattgtgatagccccggatgatcaagagaagaccacattcacatgtccctttggaacatttgcttatcgtcgcatgccatttggcttatgcaacgcaccggccactttccaaaggtgtatggtaagtatattttccgattttgttgaaaagatcattgaggttttcatggatgatttcagtgtatttgggagttcatttgataattgcttagataatctgaccttaattttgaaacgatgtgttgaaactaaccttgtcttgaattgggagaaatgtcactttatggtgaaacaaggtatagttttaggacatattgtttcagaaaaaggaattgaagtagataaatcgaaaatagaccttgtacgtcacttaccctctcctacttcggttagagaggtacgttcgtttcttggccatgcagggttctataggcgttttatcaaggacttctccaagatgtctaaccctctttgccgattgctccaaaaagatgtgccattcaag of the Pyrus communis chromosome 1, drPyrComm1.1, whole genome shotgun sequence genome contains:
- the LOC137735432 gene encoding uncharacterized protein, with amino-acid sequence LETFRKVQVNIPLLDAIKQVPKYAKFLKDLCNTKRRRANKEVVKVSENVSAVLQRKLPTKCKDPGSFTIPCVIGHNHFEHAMLDLGASINVMPYSIYASMNLGELKQDGVIIQLADRSNAYPKGVLEDVLVQVNHLIFPADFYVLDMEDSDHSTSLPILLGRPFMK